From Neobacillus sp. PS2-9, the proteins below share one genomic window:
- a CDS encoding NUDIX domain-containing protein, which produces MGMSEYYQKLREKVGNELIFMPSIAGIVRNTVGEILLQNKGNGEKWSLPAGAIELGEAPAEAVVREVWEETGLLVVPRKLLGVFGGKEYRYQYPNGHQVEYNIFMFECEIQSGELNPIDNETAELRYFHPDDMPELALPYPKHLFSQAGNAELYFQWDKEWLTRLSLRD; this is translated from the coding sequence ATGGGGATGTCTGAGTATTATCAAAAACTACGTGAAAAAGTAGGGAATGAGTTAATTTTTATGCCAAGTATTGCCGGAATCGTTCGGAATACGGTTGGAGAAATTCTGTTACAGAATAAAGGGAATGGCGAAAAATGGAGTCTTCCTGCAGGGGCCATTGAGCTTGGAGAAGCACCAGCTGAAGCGGTAGTCCGTGAAGTATGGGAAGAGACAGGATTACTTGTTGTCCCGAGAAAACTACTAGGCGTTTTTGGCGGAAAAGAATACCGTTATCAATATCCTAACGGTCATCAGGTCGAATATAACATCTTTATGTTTGAATGTGAGATTCAGAGTGGGGAGCTAAATCCAATCGATAACGAAACAGCTGAACTCCGCTATTTTCACCCAGACGATATGCCTGAACTGGCCCTGCCTTACCCAAAGCATTTATTTTCACAAGCAGGGAATGCTGAATTGTATTTTCAGTGGGATAAAGAGTGGTTAACTAGACTTTCTCTAAGAGACTAA
- a CDS encoding CD3324 family protein, whose product MKYVNASNILPEKLIAEIQKYVQGETLYIPKPEKSYRKWGSCSGARKSIDERNASIKHAFTNGKSIDQLADEYFLSVETIKKIVYSNKKH is encoded by the coding sequence TTGAAATATGTAAACGCAAGCAACATTTTACCTGAAAAGCTGATTGCAGAAATTCAAAAATACGTTCAAGGGGAAACCCTTTATATACCCAAACCGGAGAAAAGCTACCGGAAATGGGGAAGTTGTTCTGGGGCAAGAAAGTCCATTGATGAACGGAATGCCTCAATTAAACATGCTTTTACCAATGGAAAAAGCATTGATCAGTTAGCGGATGAGTATTTCTTATCCGTTGAAACGATTAAAAAAATAGTTTATTCCAATAAAAAACACTGA
- a CDS encoding DEAD/DEAH box helicase produces MNIPLNHKLIKEMCGTVSFKRGDYFYRTDKVTFEVYEPERCQATVMADEAFHVVIETGTDGKLKTECSCPKLASFNKDCQHIAAVLLAISEHQRQGTNPNINSTNGLTEGLFTLFSDRPVRSSGHQNHFETREVVEVEFTCLPVDLGGGQYLFGIELGVELTSVMDIRAFLEQVGTGRSASLSHHFTYDPSQHCFSKESDAVIQQLIQVHRDEKIYTNRVPDTSEKRILPIPSSSWEQLLPLLLKVPQVKLVHGGQTFEGLHVTHELPPLQFQFTETNANGFQLYVKGFEQVLVLDAYHSVLYEGKIKQLEMQDCKRLSELKQMLGTTGMEQIPIPQGKISFFLEKVAPGLKKLGQVTIAESIRKQVMSTPLVAKLYLDRVSNRLLAGLEFHYDHMMINPLEKRELPADNLIVREVEMEEEILQLMRDSEFATTDGGYFLHNEELEYEFLVHMLPKLQKLVRIYATTAVRNRIFRGATHPQIRVKVKKERTNWLEFKFEMDGVSEHQIREVLAALEEKRKYYRLPNGSLFSLESREMNEIQRFIQSPQMKDKDLAAGLELPVEQSLQLLDVVEVSDAFKLEKSFRQFLDHLMNPGQLEFEVPTSLAHILKEYQKLGYKWMKTLAHYGFGGILADDMGLGKTIQSLAYIVSELPEIRKSKEPVLIVCPASLTYNWLSEIRKFAPKLMAIVIDGDKTERAKRLKKVTEVDVMIISYPLLRREISWLEKQTFHALFFDEAQAFKNPLTQTARAAKKLMSRHRFALTGTPVENSLEELWSIFHVVFPELFLGLKEYSKLSRKMIARRIRPFLLRRLKEDVLAELPEKMESRESVELYPEQKRLYAAYLAKLRHDTLKHLDRDTIRKNRIKILAGLTRLRQLCCHPGLFVDGYKGGAAKLDQLMRIVDESKLSGRRVLIFSQFTKMLDLIGRRLQAKGMPFFYLDGQTPPEERVEICDRFNQGERDLFLISLKAGGTGLNLMSADTVILYDTWWNPAVEEQAADRAHRMGQKNVVQVIKLVARGTIEEKMNELQDKKRDLIDEVIDSDEKVMATLTEEDIREILMI; encoded by the coding sequence GTGAATATACCTTTAAATCATAAACTCATCAAGGAAATGTGTGGCACTGTCTCCTTCAAACGAGGGGATTATTTTTATCGTACGGACAAAGTGACCTTTGAGGTCTATGAACCTGAACGTTGCCAAGCGACGGTAATGGCTGATGAAGCTTTTCATGTGGTAATTGAAACGGGGACGGACGGGAAGCTAAAGACGGAATGCAGTTGCCCAAAGCTTGCGTCTTTTAATAAGGATTGCCAGCATATTGCCGCTGTTTTATTGGCGATTTCCGAGCATCAGCGTCAAGGAACGAACCCGAATATAAATAGCACAAACGGTCTAACAGAAGGCTTATTCACCCTTTTCTCAGATCGACCTGTGCGCTCAAGTGGTCACCAGAACCATTTTGAAACGAGAGAGGTTGTTGAGGTGGAGTTTACCTGCCTGCCAGTCGATCTTGGTGGTGGGCAATACCTCTTTGGAATCGAATTGGGGGTCGAGTTGACTAGCGTTATGGATATTCGTGCCTTTCTAGAACAAGTAGGAACAGGCAGATCAGCCTCCCTTTCTCATCACTTTACGTATGACCCTAGTCAGCATTGTTTTTCAAAAGAATCCGATGCCGTCATTCAGCAACTCATACAAGTACATCGTGATGAAAAGATTTATACGAACAGGGTGCCTGACACCAGCGAGAAACGAATATTACCAATCCCTTCTTCGTCTTGGGAACAGTTGCTGCCGTTACTTTTAAAGGTACCTCAGGTAAAGCTTGTGCATGGCGGGCAGACCTTTGAAGGACTTCATGTAACGCATGAATTGCCGCCATTGCAGTTTCAGTTTACAGAAACAAATGCAAATGGATTTCAATTATATGTTAAAGGCTTTGAGCAGGTACTTGTCTTAGATGCCTATCATTCCGTTTTATATGAAGGGAAAATCAAACAGTTAGAAATGCAAGACTGCAAGCGTCTCTCCGAGCTAAAACAAATGCTTGGTACCACAGGAATGGAGCAAATTCCTATTCCGCAAGGCAAGATTTCGTTTTTCCTTGAAAAGGTAGCCCCAGGCCTAAAAAAGCTAGGACAAGTGACAATCGCTGAGTCGATTAGGAAGCAGGTCATGAGTACCCCATTGGTGGCTAAACTCTACTTGGACCGAGTAAGTAATCGCCTTCTTGCAGGCCTTGAGTTTCATTATGATCATATGATGATTAACCCATTGGAAAAGAGAGAGCTGCCAGCTGACAACCTGATCGTAAGAGAGGTAGAGATGGAAGAAGAGATTCTGCAGCTCATGAGAGATAGTGAATTCGCTACGACGGATGGGGGTTACTTTTTGCATAATGAGGAGCTGGAGTATGAGTTTCTTGTTCATATGCTTCCAAAACTTCAAAAGCTGGTTCGAATTTATGCAACGACAGCTGTTAGAAATCGGATTTTCAGAGGGGCAACCCATCCGCAAATAAGGGTGAAGGTCAAAAAAGAACGGACGAACTGGCTGGAATTCAAATTTGAAATGGACGGTGTATCCGAACATCAAATTCGCGAGGTGTTAGCCGCGCTGGAGGAAAAACGGAAATATTACCGTTTGCCGAATGGATCTCTTTTTTCATTAGAATCAAGAGAAATGAATGAGATCCAACGATTTATTCAGTCCCCTCAAATGAAGGATAAAGACTTGGCTGCAGGATTGGAGTTACCGGTCGAGCAGAGTCTTCAGCTTCTTGATGTGGTGGAGGTTAGTGATGCGTTTAAGCTGGAAAAATCCTTCCGCCAGTTCCTTGACCACCTCATGAACCCGGGACAGCTTGAGTTTGAAGTACCAACCAGTTTAGCGCACATTTTGAAAGAGTATCAAAAGCTTGGATATAAATGGATGAAAACACTGGCGCACTATGGCTTCGGTGGGATTTTAGCAGATGATATGGGACTTGGAAAAACCATTCAAAGTTTGGCGTATATTGTGTCCGAGCTGCCTGAGATTCGTAAGAGCAAGGAACCTGTTCTGATTGTCTGTCCTGCATCCTTAACCTATAACTGGTTGAGCGAGATCCGAAAATTTGCTCCCAAGTTAATGGCGATTGTCATTGATGGTGATAAAACGGAAAGGGCAAAACGGCTAAAAAAAGTGACGGAAGTGGATGTGATGATCATCTCCTACCCGTTATTGCGCCGTGAGATTAGCTGGTTAGAGAAACAGACTTTTCACGCCTTATTTTTTGATGAGGCTCAGGCCTTTAAAAATCCATTAACACAAACAGCCCGAGCAGCTAAGAAGCTGATGTCACGTCATCGCTTTGCACTAACAGGTACTCCGGTTGAAAACTCACTTGAAGAGCTGTGGTCCATTTTCCATGTGGTTTTTCCAGAACTGTTCCTAGGATTAAAGGAATATAGTAAGCTTTCTAGAAAAATGATCGCCCGAAGAATCCGGCCATTTCTCTTGAGGCGCTTGAAGGAGGATGTTCTTGCAGAGCTTCCTGAAAAAATGGAGTCGCGGGAATCTGTGGAGTTGTATCCTGAACAAAAGAGGCTGTATGCTGCTTATCTAGCGAAATTAAGGCACGATACGTTGAAGCATCTCGATAGGGACACGATTAGGAAAAATCGTATTAAAATATTGGCCGGTTTAACTCGACTTCGACAGCTATGTTGTCATCCTGGACTGTTTGTAGATGGCTATAAAGGTGGGGCGGCAAAGCTGGATCAGCTGATGCGGATTGTGGACGAGTCCAAGTTGTCTGGTAGAAGGGTGCTCATCTTTTCGCAGTTTACCAAAATGCTTGATCTGATTGGCAGAAGGTTGCAAGCGAAGGGAATGCCGTTCTTTTATCTGGACGGTCAAACGCCGCCGGAGGAACGTGTAGAAATCTGCGACCGATTTAATCAGGGGGAGCGGGATTTATTTTTGATTTCCTTGAAGGCTGGAGGGACAGGCCTTAACCTTATGAGTGCCGATACGGTGATTCTATATGACACATGGTGGAATCCTGCTGTCGAGGAGCAAGCGGCGGACCGTGCCCATCGGATGGGCCAGAAAAATGTCGTCCAGGTTATTAAACTCGTGGCACGAGGCACCATCGAGGAAAAAATGAACGAGCTGCAGGATAAGAAAAGAGACTTAATTGATGAAGTGATTGATTCGGATGAAAAAGTGATGGCCACGCTTACGGAAGAGGACATTAGGGAGATCTTGATGATATAA
- a CDS encoding sigma-70 family RNA polymerase sigma factor — protein MKINKPKQPAPIDVSSINNEAMLEELVETLGSKILKLAFTYVKDQKIAEDLTQEAFLKCFKNWDHFRGESSLKTWVYSITINLCKDYLKSWSFRNLLYLDFAPKQTTVKDSVLDQVLERSQKKELAAAVLNLPVKYREVIILFYYENYRVDEISSLLQLNENTIRTRLRRAKELLQKKVRTEARDEDGR, from the coding sequence ATGAAGATAAATAAACCGAAGCAGCCCGCTCCTATTGATGTATCGAGCATTAATAACGAAGCCATGCTGGAGGAACTAGTGGAAACATTGGGAAGCAAGATCCTAAAGCTTGCGTTTACATATGTTAAGGATCAAAAAATAGCAGAGGACCTCACACAGGAAGCATTTTTAAAGTGCTTTAAAAACTGGGATCATTTTCGAGGAGAATCCTCATTAAAAACATGGGTGTATTCCATAACCATCAACCTTTGTAAGGATTATTTGAAGAGCTGGTCCTTTAGGAACTTGCTTTATTTAGATTTTGCTCCTAAGCAAACAACGGTGAAGGACAGTGTGTTAGATCAAGTTTTAGAAAGATCGCAAAAAAAGGAATTAGCTGCAGCTGTGCTCAATTTGCCAGTTAAGTACAGGGAAGTTATCATTCTCTTTTATTATGAAAATTATCGGGTAGATGAAATCTCCTCTCTATTACAATTAAATGAAAACACAATCCGGACACGCTTAAGAAGGGCAAAAGAGCTTTTACAAAAGAAGGTTCGAACAGAAGCGAGGGATGAAGATGGAAGATGA
- a CDS encoding DUF4362 domain-containing protein, giving the protein MSKKALWLGLITIVFVLLSACQREEQTTSKPHKPTANEVVEVHGRLENIKRLDLYVKNMNSGKKDKVRLIRYTIEGDPIYYDLAYDGSKFTIKRDTTEDKYGGGEVITYSCKSIQTLESNTSTKYMVEECPDFGEELLTISHDVDQEDQFDFELKYGVDLKNKINTKDQELIKDLQNGETVGVSDFQFSKDELNQIYKLMIFSNYLEDKKLSTKCNKKPFVVYELNVWINDAKRNFAWSECDKSKDGLQMSALVSDILAILKNNPVYQSLPEVKGAYE; this is encoded by the coding sequence ATGAGTAAAAAAGCTTTATGGCTGGGTTTAATCACGATCGTGTTTGTTCTTTTATCGGCTTGTCAAAGAGAAGAGCAAACTACTTCTAAACCTCATAAACCAACTGCTAATGAAGTGGTAGAAGTCCATGGAAGACTTGAAAATATTAAAAGATTAGACCTTTATGTTAAAAATATGAACAGTGGGAAGAAGGATAAAGTTCGACTCATCCGTTATACAATAGAAGGTGATCCAATTTATTATGATTTAGCGTATGACGGCTCCAAATTCACGATTAAAAGAGATACTACAGAAGACAAGTACGGAGGCGGAGAAGTAATTACTTACAGCTGCAAAAGTATTCAAACGCTAGAATCTAATACTAGCACGAAATATATGGTGGAAGAATGTCCTGACTTTGGAGAGGAATTACTGACCATTTCACATGATGTCGACCAAGAGGACCAGTTTGATTTTGAGTTAAAATATGGTGTTGATTTGAAAAATAAAATAAACACAAAAGACCAAGAGTTGATCAAGGATTTGCAAAATGGGGAAACAGTTGGTGTTAGTGATTTCCAGTTTTCAAAGGATGAATTGAACCAAATCTATAAACTCATGATTTTTTCAAACTATCTTGAGGATAAAAAGCTATCGACTAAATGCAATAAGAAGCCATTTGTCGTTTATGAGCTAAATGTTTGGATTAATGATGCTAAAAGAAATTTTGCCTGGTCAGAATGTGATAAAAGTAAGGATGGGCTACAAATGTCGGCACTAGTTTCTGATATTCTAGCCATCTTAAAAAACAACCCTGTCTACCAATCGCTCCCAGAGGTAAAAGGAGCCTATGAATAA
- a CDS encoding DUF2164 domain-containing protein yields the protein MFFKLTKEQQQVMISDIQSFFSDERDEELSEFAAERVLDFVKETLAPHFYNAAVFDVKRVVEERYASLEDEILTLERPLKR from the coding sequence ATGTTTTTTAAACTAACAAAAGAGCAGCAACAGGTAATGATCTCTGACATTCAATCTTTCTTTTCTGATGAGAGGGACGAAGAACTTTCTGAATTTGCAGCAGAAAGAGTGTTAGATTTTGTGAAGGAGACACTTGCGCCACATTTTTATAATGCGGCAGTTTTTGATGTGAAACGTGTGGTAGAGGAGCGATATGCGTCTCTTGAGGATGAGATTTTAACACTGGAGAGACCATTAAAGAGATAA
- a CDS encoding alpha/beta hydrolase: protein MKKEGKFKGANGAELFYQVLYPKVAAPKAAVILVHGHGDHSGGLQNLSNSLASQDYLVYGFDLRGHGKSTGKRGYIKEWAEYRNDLHEFRKLVAPEMPALPLFIVGHSIGGVIVLDYTLDYGEGLAGMVAISPAISYEVTPSERILITLMGKLKPDYSIVKTGNPQILTKDPEELDRLAADELRHDVVTPGLGRGLMRTVARLANEAKSIKLPILLQFGLEDELTPPEKLHHFFDTVSSPNKQKYEYPHMRHRPFDDLEREHFFEDMIHWLDKQVENL, encoded by the coding sequence ATGAAAAAAGAGGGGAAATTTAAAGGTGCCAACGGAGCGGAATTATTTTATCAAGTTCTGTATCCAAAGGTTGCAGCTCCAAAAGCGGCTGTTATTTTAGTACATGGTCATGGGGATCATAGTGGCGGTTTGCAAAACCTTAGTAACAGCCTAGCGAGTCAGGATTATTTAGTGTATGGATTTGATTTGCGTGGACATGGGAAAAGTACGGGTAAAAGGGGATATATTAAAGAGTGGGCGGAATATAGGAATGATTTACATGAATTTCGAAAGCTGGTAGCCCCTGAGATGCCTGCCCTGCCACTATTCATTGTGGGGCATAGCATTGGTGGAGTGATTGTCCTTGATTATACATTGGATTATGGTGAAGGACTGGCAGGAATGGTTGCCATTTCTCCAGCTATTTCGTATGAGGTTACGCCTTCAGAGAGAATTCTTATAACGTTAATGGGGAAACTTAAACCGGATTATAGTATCGTCAAGACGGGTAACCCGCAAATATTAACGAAGGATCCTGAGGAACTTGATAGACTAGCCGCGGATGAGTTACGCCATGATGTGGTCACACCTGGGTTGGGGCGTGGTCTAATGCGAACAGTGGCTCGGTTAGCGAATGAGGCAAAATCTATTAAACTGCCTATTTTATTACAGTTTGGACTGGAAGATGAGCTAACGCCTCCTGAGAAGCTTCACCATTTCTTTGATACCGTTTCTTCTCCAAACAAACAGAAATATGAATACCCTCATATGAGGCACCGGCCGTTTGATGATTTAGAGCGGGAACATTTTTTTGAGGATATGATTCATTGGTTAGATAAGCAGGTTGAAAATCTATAA
- a CDS encoding DUF4030 domain-containing protein — MMDELLKKEIEEDMEKIQVPSSLYDFAKNIKEESKVTNVQEIPVVKKRRNRKFHFAAAAVVGLGILTGSAFLNPSIAEMASKIPYLGQVFQTKPAYELIHDALEKEGYKNLSLGMTPGEKVLFEIRLEGSEKDADRERGKITGIVEDILKSKGYDSYEINVTSFIPGVVKETEEEKQMTQLGSKIEEGLRASGYDIISVNPYNPKIEVSIPLTEKRVDEIQKATIELAKVNGSDKEVQMDVVDVENNKREGMWMEYLRSIHEGLALKKEYKVSGYAYSYKPEKVKIVIKTSMTASDEGAKETVGKIRYEIKAFLDSEDVKAKVGKQPYVVIVRDKSGKDFPY, encoded by the coding sequence ATGATGGATGAGTTATTGAAGAAAGAAATTGAGGAAGATATGGAAAAAATTCAGGTTCCTTCTTCCCTTTATGATTTTGCTAAGAATATCAAGGAGGAATCGAAGGTGACAAACGTTCAAGAAATCCCAGTTGTGAAAAAAAGGCGCAATAGGAAATTCCATTTTGCTGCAGCAGCAGTCGTGGGTCTAGGTATCTTGACAGGTTCTGCCTTCCTAAATCCATCGATAGCGGAAATGGCTTCGAAGATTCCGTATTTGGGGCAGGTGTTCCAAACAAAACCGGCTTACGAGCTCATCCATGATGCTTTGGAGAAGGAGGGATATAAGAATCTATCTCTTGGCATGACCCCGGGTGAAAAGGTATTGTTTGAGATTCGGTTGGAAGGTTCCGAAAAGGATGCGGATCGGGAAAGGGGAAAAATCACAGGGATTGTTGAGGATATTCTGAAAAGTAAAGGATACGATTCGTACGAAATAAATGTGACTTCGTTTATTCCAGGAGTTGTAAAAGAGACGGAAGAAGAGAAACAAATGACGCAGCTTGGATCGAAGATTGAAGAAGGGCTGAGAGCTTCTGGTTATGACATTATCAGTGTAAATCCGTATAACCCGAAAATTGAAGTGAGTATTCCTTTGACAGAGAAGCGTGTTGATGAAATCCAGAAGGCCACGATTGAACTTGCAAAAGTGAATGGTTCAGATAAAGAGGTTCAAATGGATGTGGTAGATGTAGAGAACAACAAGCGTGAGGGTATGTGGATGGAATATTTGAGAAGCATCCACGAAGGGCTTGCCTTGAAGAAGGAGTACAAAGTCTCTGGATATGCTTATTCGTATAAGCCTGAAAAGGTAAAGATTGTAATTAAAACTAGTATGACTGCTTCGGATGAAGGGGCGAAAGAGACGGTTGGGAAAATTCGTTACGAGATAAAGGCGTTTCTCGACAGTGAAGACGTGAAGGCAAAGGTAGGAAAACAGCCGTATGTGGTCATTGTCCGCGATAAGAGTGGGAAGGATTTTCCGTACTAG
- a CDS encoding RNA polymerase sigma factor, whose product MDQKKLIDRIQNGEDSAFAELIHPLIEKGYRTSYSILRSKEQAEEVVQNAMIEAYRNIMSGKEITYFTTWFYKLVSHRSIDVLRKNGRLREASLEIEYLRDEQGVVDSVIKEETENEIKKGISSLENRDYRNVLLLYYYQELTIQEVSDLLGINSSTVKSQLRRARNALKKRLLENQMIGVNS is encoded by the coding sequence ATGGATCAGAAAAAGCTGATCGATCGGATCCAAAATGGAGAGGACTCAGCGTTTGCTGAACTCATTCATCCGTTGATTGAAAAAGGATATCGTACCAGTTATTCGATTCTGCGCTCGAAGGAACAGGCGGAAGAAGTCGTACAAAACGCAATGATTGAAGCCTACCGAAACATTATGAGCGGGAAGGAAATCACTTATTTTACCACATGGTTTTACAAGCTGGTCTCACACCGGTCGATTGATGTTTTGAGGAAGAATGGAAGATTGAGAGAAGCTTCGCTTGAAATAGAATACCTGAGGGATGAGCAGGGTGTGGTGGATAGCGTGATAAAAGAGGAAACGGAAAATGAGATTAAAAAGGGCATATCGTCTCTAGAGAACAGGGATTACCGAAATGTTCTTCTTCTTTATTATTATCAAGAACTTACCATTCAGGAAGTGTCTGATCTACTTGGAATCAATAGTTCCACAGTAAAATCCCAACTGCGAAGGGCACGGAACGCCTTGAAAAAAAGATTACTAGAAAATCAGATGATAGGGGTGAATTCATAA
- a CDS encoding nucleotidyltransferase family protein, which yields MIDEQGVISIIQNDPWMIEILKSVKSLNLPDWWICAGFVRSKIWDHLHYFSERTPIPDIDVIYFDPTSIDELEEKKLERKLESLMPDIPWSVKNEARMHIRNNMPPYTSSEDAILKFPETATALGVKVDEFNNVILTAPWGISDVIQFEVRPTPFFTETEERMKLYEERVAKKNWKDTWNKIIVYSICAL from the coding sequence ATGATAGATGAGCAAGGAGTTATTTCGATTATACAAAATGATCCATGGATGATTGAGATACTAAAATCAGTAAAATCACTGAACTTACCTGATTGGTGGATTTGTGCGGGCTTTGTTCGTTCGAAAATATGGGATCACCTTCACTATTTTAGTGAAAGGACACCTATTCCAGATATTGATGTTATTTATTTCGACCCAACGTCAATTGATGAGTTAGAGGAAAAGAAGCTTGAAAGAAAACTGGAATCTCTTATGCCAGACATTCCATGGTCGGTGAAAAATGAAGCAAGAATGCATATTCGAAATAATATGCCACCTTATACCTCCTCAGAGGATGCAATATTGAAATTCCCAGAAACCGCGACAGCTTTAGGAGTTAAAGTAGATGAATTTAACAATGTCATTTTGACTGCTCCTTGGGGGATAAGCGATGTAATCCAATTCGAGGTTAGGCCAACTCCATTTTTTACAGAAACTGAAGAGCGGATGAAATTGTATGAAGAACGTGTTGCAAAAAAGAATTGGAAGGATACTTGGAACAAGATAATAGTTTATAGTATTTGTGCCTTGTAA
- a CDS encoding Type 1 glutamine amidotransferase-like domain-containing protein, with protein sequence MRNLVLLSNISDDMNLHLEERIKGSIGEGQFKLAYIPSQSDPQRRYFNYIKEYFQSLGVSDFLYFDADQEYDETIIEELKACDGVFFSGGNTFYFLKNLQERNLIPTIQAMVEKGKLLIGLSAGSIMMSKTIKIADYIDENIVDLQTVDALDLIDFEFMPHWDVQQPRLEELLEYSFINQNTIYTCYDGDGIVIQGDSIEFFGKVNEIRNGKLIEMNWSGENE encoded by the coding sequence ATGCGTAATCTCGTGCTTTTGAGCAATATTTCAGATGATATGAATCTACATTTAGAGGAAAGAATTAAAGGGTCGATAGGCGAAGGCCAGTTTAAACTAGCATACATTCCCTCCCAATCGGACCCACAAAGAAGATACTTCAATTATATTAAAGAATATTTCCAGTCCTTAGGTGTTAGCGACTTTTTATATTTTGACGCTGATCAAGAATATGATGAGACAATTATAGAAGAATTGAAAGCCTGTGATGGCGTCTTCTTTTCAGGGGGAAACACCTTCTATTTTTTGAAAAATCTCCAGGAAAGAAATCTAATCCCGACAATCCAAGCCATGGTGGAAAAAGGCAAACTACTTATCGGCCTTAGTGCCGGAAGCATCATGATGTCTAAAACCATTAAGATTGCAGACTACATAGACGAAAATATTGTTGATTTGCAGACTGTAGATGCGTTGGACCTTATAGACTTTGAGTTTATGCCACATTGGGATGTACAGCAGCCTCGTCTAGAGGAACTATTAGAGTATTCTTTCATCAACCAAAACACGATTTACACCTGTTACGACGGAGATGGCATTGTTATCCAAGGGGATTCTATCGAATTTTTTGGAAAGGTAAATGAAATCCGTAATGGTAAATTGATAGAAATGAATTGGAGTGGGGAAAATGAGTAA
- a CDS encoding FusB/FusC family EF-G-binding protein yields the protein MKEKFIKNNQYNFIKRQVTLIKDSYRKNSDPSVIKAVRELANAQILEFVPLATTEQLERLDLSSLKTDAEFDQYVKELANYLIPFPNLTEQQVKKMFPKAKKLKVPNLSAIDFEKITYLSWTDISTNKKFIIYEHDEKLLGIECKYSILNKDNICSFCNRFGKVAFISTITKAKKSNNPDYYKAIGNYICLDSIECNKKITSVDYLTSFLEESLRKHA from the coding sequence ATGAAAGAAAAATTCATAAAGAATAACCAATATAATTTTATTAAACGTCAAGTAACTTTGATCAAGGATAGTTACAGGAAGAACTCTGACCCAAGTGTTATTAAGGCAGTCAGGGAACTGGCAAATGCTCAAATTCTTGAATTTGTTCCACTAGCTACAACGGAACAATTAGAAAGACTGGATCTTTCGAGCTTGAAAACGGATGCTGAATTTGACCAATACGTTAAAGAGCTAGCAAACTATTTAATCCCATTTCCGAATCTGACCGAGCAGCAAGTCAAAAAGATGTTTCCAAAAGCGAAGAAATTAAAGGTACCCAATTTATCGGCAATCGATTTCGAGAAAATTACCTACCTTAGCTGGACGGATATCAGCACCAACAAAAAGTTTATTATCTATGAGCACGATGAGAAATTACTGGGGATTGAATGTAAATACTCGATTTTAAATAAGGACAATATCTGCTCGTTCTGTAATCGCTTTGGGAAAGTGGCCTTTATTTCCACCATCACTAAAGCTAAAAAGTCTAATAATCCCGACTACTACAAAGCTATTGGGAACTATATCTGCCTGGACAGCATTGAATGTAATAAGAAAATTACAAGCGTTGACTATTTAACTTCGTTTTTAGAAGAGTCGCTTAGGAAACATGCTTAG